In the Natronobacterium texcoconense genome, one interval contains:
- a CDS encoding GTP-binding protein, translated as MSDDSIPVTVLSGTLGAGKTTTLNHVLRETDRELAVLVNDMGEVNVDADRVAESSDIADEDEELVELSNGCICCELRGDLLDAIGELTASEREFDGVVVESTGVAEPLPVAQTLTLGFDQSDLDPTEFYEETGIEPLEGCHLDTTVTVVDAHQFDEAMTSEEILDDDGTKKHLGDLLVEQVEFCDVLLLNKCDLVDEETLEEIESTVSTLQPRAEIVRTEHGRIDPDEILETGRFDFEEARQSAGWMQELQQPHESAEEEHGVTSFVFEARRPFHPERFADFLDEFPDDVVRSKGHFWIASEDEQCEASEGRTGAAVSERSEDSDASGETAGEKRYVSRKDEAITLNVAGQSVRVAPAGTWFDALPADEREQQLEENPELEELWHDRWGDRNVRLVLIGVEIDHDALRSDLADCLLTDEELEEDWTTYEDRFPTFEPPAEGDDESAAETDADAQEEIGLAD; from the coding sequence ATGAGCGACGACTCGATCCCCGTGACAGTGCTATCAGGAACGCTCGGTGCCGGGAAGACGACCACGCTGAACCACGTCTTGCGGGAAACCGACCGCGAACTGGCGGTCCTCGTCAACGACATGGGCGAGGTCAACGTCGACGCCGACCGCGTCGCCGAATCCTCGGACATCGCCGACGAGGACGAAGAGCTAGTCGAACTCTCGAACGGCTGTATCTGCTGTGAACTGCGTGGCGACCTGCTCGACGCCATCGGCGAACTCACAGCCTCCGAACGGGAGTTCGACGGCGTCGTCGTCGAATCGACCGGCGTCGCCGAACCGCTACCGGTCGCCCAGACGCTTACGCTCGGGTTCGACCAGTCGGATCTCGACCCCACCGAGTTCTACGAAGAGACCGGCATCGAACCGCTCGAGGGCTGTCACCTCGATACGACGGTCACCGTCGTCGACGCCCACCAGTTCGACGAGGCGATGACGTCGGAAGAGATTCTCGACGACGACGGAACGAAGAAACACCTCGGCGACCTGCTCGTCGAGCAGGTCGAGTTCTGTGACGTCCTCCTGTTGAACAAGTGCGATCTGGTCGACGAGGAGACCCTCGAAGAGATCGAATCGACGGTGTCGACGCTCCAGCCGCGAGCCGAAATCGTCAGGACGGAACACGGCCGGATCGACCCCGACGAGATCCTCGAGACCGGGCGGTTCGACTTCGAGGAGGCCCGCCAGTCCGCAGGCTGGATGCAGGAACTGCAACAGCCCCACGAGTCCGCCGAGGAGGAACACGGCGTCACCTCGTTCGTCTTCGAGGCGCGGCGGCCGTTCCACCCCGAACGCTTCGCGGACTTCCTCGACGAGTTCCCGGACGACGTCGTTCGTTCGAAGGGGCACTTCTGGATTGCGAGCGAGGACGAACAGTGTGAGGCCTCGGAAGGGCGAACGGGAGCGGCGGTATCCGAGCGAAGCGAGGATTCCGATGCGAGCGGTGAAACCGCGGGCGAGAAGCGATACGTGAGCCGCAAAGACGAGGCGATCACCCTCAACGTCGCCGGCCAGTCGGTGCGGGTCGCACCCGCCGGAACGTGGTTCGACGCGCTTCCCGCCGACGAACGAGAGCAGCAACTCGAGGAAAACCCCGAACTCGAGGAGCTGTGGCACGACCGCTGGGGCGACCGGAACGTTCGACTCGTGCTGATCGGCGTCGAGATCGACCACGACGCGCTCCGGAGCGACCTCGCGGACTGTCTGCTCACCGACGAGGAACTCGAGGAAGATTGGACGACGTACGAAGATCGGTTCCCGACGTTCGAACCGCCAGCAGAGGGTGACGACGAATCGGCCGCGGAAACGGATGCCGACGCCCAGGAAGAGATCGGACTCGCGGATTGA
- the purS gene encoding phosphoribosylformylglycinamidine synthase subunit PurS: MTAYTATVTVRLKHGVLDPEAETTKQALERLGFELEDLRSADRFEVDLEADSADDARERADEMAERLLANPTIHDYDVEVDER, encoded by the coding sequence ATGACCGCGTACACCGCGACGGTGACGGTTCGACTCAAACACGGCGTCCTGGATCCCGAGGCCGAGACGACCAAGCAGGCCTTAGAGCGACTGGGCTTCGAACTCGAGGACCTGCGTTCCGCGGATCGGTTCGAGGTCGACCTCGAGGCCGACTCCGCCGACGACGCGCGCGAGCGAGCGGACGAGATGGCCGAACGGCTGCTGGCGAACCCGACCATCCACGATTACGACGTGGAGGTCGACGAACGGTAG
- a CDS encoding DUF7511 domain-containing protein, whose translation MTDDVTDHDTDGESDPGTRPAASEPDVDGPDEPDVSPCYQAYLERHDDRPDSCTIYSAVTAETPEKQWIRAWGDAFVSREDTR comes from the coding sequence GTGACCGACGACGTGACCGACCACGACACCGACGGTGAATCGGATCCTGGTACACGACCAGCCGCGTCCGAACCAGACGTGGATGGACCGGACGAACCGGACGTCTCGCCGTGTTATCAGGCCTACCTCGAGCGACACGACGACAGGCCCGACTCCTGTACGATCTACTCGGCGGTAACCGCCGAAACTCCAGAGAAGCAGTGGATCAGGGCGTGGGGCGACGCGTTCGTCTCTCGAGAAGATACCAGGTGA
- a CDS encoding DUF5518 domain-containing protein, producing MRQTIEPTFEYGRGPVLWGAATVVVLGLVVNFGLNRPGWLMPAALVGGGVAAARSGFYDPSANNGALAATVGTLALIPILAITRTTGMFGIESVGDRIFITIILALGWLTMLVVIIAPFGYIGGYLVDTVRRRVGGPIGY from the coding sequence ATGAGACAGACAATCGAACCGACCTTCGAGTACGGCCGCGGGCCAGTCCTGTGGGGAGCAGCGACCGTCGTCGTACTCGGTCTCGTCGTGAACTTCGGACTGAATCGGCCGGGCTGGCTGATGCCAGCAGCGCTGGTCGGCGGTGGCGTCGCGGCCGCCAGAAGCGGCTTCTACGACCCGTCGGCGAACAACGGGGCCCTCGCAGCGACCGTTGGCACGCTTGCACTGATACCGATACTGGCGATAACGCGGACAACGGGCATGTTCGGGATCGAAAGCGTCGGTGACAGAATCTTCATCACGATCATACTCGCGCTGGGATGGCTAACGATGTTGGTCGTCATCATCGCCCCGTTCGGCTACATCGGCGGATACCTCGTCGACACCGTTCGTAGACGCGTCGGCGGACCGATCGGCTACTGA
- a CDS encoding rhodanese-like domain-containing protein: protein MSKIRPPELEDRLEEQNSPYVLDIRPRESYQRDRIDGSRNVPVYHDLRSGDETELREEISRAPDDKTVVTVCKAGIVARKATAVLEDEGYDAVTLAGGMRRWNGYQNGSIGYRLRSALSALLP from the coding sequence ATGAGCAAGATACGTCCACCGGAACTCGAGGACCGACTCGAGGAGCAGAACTCGCCATACGTCCTCGACATCCGGCCACGCGAATCGTACCAGCGCGACCGCATCGACGGGAGCCGGAACGTTCCCGTCTATCACGACCTCCGAAGTGGGGACGAGACCGAACTTCGCGAGGAGATCTCGAGGGCTCCCGACGACAAGACCGTCGTCACGGTCTGTAAGGCCGGTATCGTTGCCCGGAAAGCGACGGCTGTCCTCGAGGACGAGGGATACGACGCGGTCACGCTCGCGGGCGGGATGCGTCGGTGGAACGGGTACCAGAACGGGTCGATTGGGTACCGACTTCGTTCGGCGCTGTCCGCTCTGTTGCCGTAA
- the purQ gene encoding phosphoribosylformylglycinamidine synthase I has product MTVSIVRFGGSNCDRDAERALEHLGIDAEIVWHEDGLPENTTGIVLPGGFSYGDYLRAGAMAARSPIMAEVREAADEGVPVLGVCNGAQIGCESGLTEGAFTTNESARFQCEHVYLRVERDDTPWTEAYDEGEVIEVPIAHGEGRYEVDDDRLAELEDDDRVLFRYCDENGETGPEVNPNGSKHNVAGVLGDRETVAVLMPHPERATLPDVGPTDGQGILEGFEKSA; this is encoded by the coding sequence GTGACGGTTTCGATCGTCAGATTCGGCGGCTCGAACTGCGACCGCGACGCCGAACGCGCACTCGAGCACCTCGGCATCGACGCCGAGATCGTCTGGCACGAGGACGGCCTCCCGGAGAACACCACGGGCATCGTCCTGCCCGGCGGGTTCTCCTACGGCGACTACCTCCGTGCGGGAGCGATGGCGGCCCGCTCGCCGATTATGGCGGAGGTCCGCGAAGCCGCAGACGAGGGCGTTCCCGTGCTGGGTGTCTGTAACGGCGCACAGATCGGCTGCGAGTCCGGCCTCACCGAGGGCGCGTTTACGACAAACGAGAGCGCCCGCTTCCAGTGTGAACACGTCTACCTGCGGGTCGAACGCGACGATACGCCCTGGACCGAAGCCTACGACGAAGGCGAGGTCATCGAGGTCCCCATCGCCCACGGCGAGGGTCGCTACGAGGTCGACGACGACCGTCTCGCGGAACTCGAGGACGACGACCGCGTCCTCTTCCGGTACTGCGACGAGAACGGCGAGACGGGGCCCGAGGTCAATCCCAACGGCTCGAAACACAACGTCGCTGGTGTCCTCGGTGACCGAGAGACCGTCGCCGTGTTGATGCCCCACCCCGAGCGCGCGACGCTGCCCGACGTCGGCCCGACGGACGGCCAGGGGATCCTCGAAGGGTTCGAGAAGAGCGCGTAG
- a CDS encoding C2H2-type zinc finger protein, with translation MGYNCSTCDESFQSAAGVTQHVALHHNTCAVCDEGFNDVGSLQSHIHENH, from the coding sequence ATGGGCTACAACTGCTCCACCTGTGACGAGAGCTTCCAGTCAGCCGCAGGCGTGACCCAGCACGTCGCGTTACACCACAACACCTGCGCCGTCTGCGACGAAGGATTCAATGACGTCGGATCGTTACAGAGCCACATCCACGAGAACCACTGA
- a CDS encoding archaeosine biosynthesis radical SAM protein RaSEA — MSQPTPEVYEQGKGMDAHNQVMREIRSRKEASYDPHEPTRVWLDEDNTPDGVKESLTIILNTGGCRWARAGGCTMCGYVAESVDGGSVSHEALMDQIDVCLEHEAENADDTADLIKIYTSGSFLDEREVGAETRKAIAETFADRERMVVESLPDFVDREKIADFTQYGVDTDVAIGLETATDRVRHDCVNKYFDFADFEDACAEAAAADAAADDAEAGIKAYLLMKPPFLTESEAVEDMIASIERCADVDGCHTVSMNPCNVQRYTMVDELYFNDGYRPPWLWSVAHVLEETADVDAIVVSDPVGHGSDRGPHNCTECDDLVQKAIKDFDLRQDPSVFEQVSCECELTWETVMERERGFNGPLTR, encoded by the coding sequence ATGAGTCAACCCACGCCCGAGGTCTACGAGCAGGGCAAGGGCATGGACGCCCACAATCAGGTGATGCGCGAGATCCGATCGCGCAAGGAAGCCAGCTACGACCCGCACGAGCCGACCCGCGTCTGGCTCGACGAGGACAACACGCCCGACGGCGTCAAGGAGAGCCTGACGATCATCCTCAACACGGGCGGCTGTCGCTGGGCGCGTGCCGGCGGCTGTACGATGTGTGGCTACGTCGCCGAGAGCGTCGACGGCGGCAGCGTCTCCCACGAGGCCCTGATGGACCAGATCGACGTCTGCCTCGAGCACGAGGCCGAAAACGCCGACGACACCGCCGACCTCATCAAGATCTACACCTCCGGGTCCTTCCTCGACGAGCGGGAGGTCGGTGCCGAAACCCGCAAAGCGATCGCGGAGACGTTCGCCGACCGCGAACGCATGGTCGTCGAATCGCTGCCGGACTTCGTCGACCGAGAGAAAATTGCTGATTTCACCCAGTACGGCGTCGACACCGACGTCGCGATCGGCCTCGAGACCGCGACCGACCGCGTGCGTCACGACTGCGTGAACAAGTACTTCGACTTCGCCGACTTCGAGGACGCCTGCGCGGAGGCTGCGGCAGCAGACGCAGCAGCCGACGACGCCGAAGCCGGTATCAAGGCCTACCTGCTGATGAAGCCACCCTTCCTCACCGAGTCCGAGGCCGTCGAGGACATGATCGCCTCGATCGAACGCTGTGCCGACGTCGACGGCTGTCACACCGTCTCGATGAACCCCTGTAACGTTCAGCGGTACACCATGGTCGACGAACTCTACTTCAACGACGGTTACCGCCCGCCGTGGCTGTGGTCGGTCGCGCACGTGCTCGAGGAGACCGCCGACGTCGACGCTATCGTCGTCTCCGACCCCGTCGGCCACGGCTCCGACCGTGGGCCACACAACTGCACGGAGTGTGACGATCTCGTCCAGAAGGCGATCAAGGACTTCGACCTGCGACAGGATCCGTCGGTCTTCGAGCAGGTCTCCTGTGAGTGCGAACTGACCTGGGAGACGGTGATGGAGCGAGAACGAGGTTTCAACGGGCCGCTGACGCGGTAA
- a CDS encoding SHOCT domain-containing protein yields MTTARPNARISVPAAIVIVAVLATFVALAAIETSIAIIVAIFALIFGGEILEQLTPLLETEVDEEEASTVEDHQDALERLRTRYADGELSDAEFERRLEVLLETETVDDVEQFLASSADTAGGDREATAADGRSRERERTFDTDLE; encoded by the coding sequence ATGACTACCGCTCGGCCGAACGCCCGGATTTCGGTGCCGGCAGCTATCGTCATCGTCGCCGTTCTCGCGACGTTCGTCGCACTTGCGGCTATCGAGACGTCGATCGCGATCATCGTGGCGATATTCGCACTCATCTTCGGCGGCGAGATACTCGAGCAGTTGACTCCGCTACTCGAGACGGAAGTCGACGAGGAGGAAGCCAGTACGGTCGAAGACCACCAAGACGCCCTCGAGCGGCTTCGTACCCGGTACGCCGACGGCGAACTCTCGGACGCGGAGTTCGAACGACGCCTCGAGGTGTTGCTCGAGACGGAGACGGTCGACGACGTCGAGCAGTTCCTGGCGTCGTCCGCGGACACTGCCGGCGGCGACCGGGAGGCAACGGCGGCCGACGGTCGCTCGCGAGAACGCGAACGGACGTTCGATACCGACCTCGAGTAA
- a CDS encoding FAD/NAD(P)-binding protein, with translation MYECVIVGGGIHGTYLIQRLLEDTDLEREEVLIVDPHNRLLASFRRKAAACEMDELRSTFVHHVGTEPFGLEDFAEARGREDDLLPTPGYPRRPSLSLFLDYADYVIDRGELESLRRQATVESIRRVADSGDSVVLETAEAGTIRTRTCVLAIGHGDRYHRPAWAEDVDGIAHVWDSEFDPDAPATETVVVGGGITAAQLSTCLAERESVTLLSRHDLEEAVVEAEPPWINWNHIERHLHRHPPGSQARYEVLREARNDATIPPTLLERLESAADDDDLSIRHGAVRSARTVDGDVRLLLENGGCLSAARVALATGFDPVFDHPFVDRVAETLDLERGYRGMPVLDDRTLAWCHPDGERSSIHVSGALAAGTVGPLAGNVAGARRAADRLTESITGDPPEVVSAD, from the coding sequence ATGTACGAGTGCGTTATCGTCGGTGGCGGCATCCACGGAACCTACCTGATCCAGCGGCTGCTCGAGGATACCGACCTCGAGCGCGAGGAGGTTCTGATCGTCGACCCACACAATCGGCTCCTGGCCTCGTTCCGGCGGAAAGCTGCTGCCTGCGAGATGGACGAACTCCGGTCGACGTTCGTCCACCACGTCGGGACGGAGCCGTTCGGACTCGAGGACTTCGCCGAGGCCCGCGGCCGCGAGGACGACCTCCTGCCGACGCCGGGCTATCCGCGCCGGCCGTCGCTGTCGCTGTTTCTCGACTACGCCGACTACGTGATCGACCGGGGCGAACTCGAGTCGCTTCGCCGGCAGGCGACCGTCGAGTCGATCCGTCGAGTAGCCGACTCGGGGGACAGCGTCGTTCTCGAAACCGCCGAAGCGGGGACGATCCGGACGCGAACCTGCGTCCTCGCGATCGGTCACGGCGACCGCTATCATCGCCCGGCGTGGGCCGAAGACGTCGACGGAATCGCACACGTCTGGGACTCCGAGTTCGACCCCGACGCGCCGGCCACCGAGACGGTCGTCGTCGGTGGCGGGATCACCGCCGCACAGCTTTCGACCTGTCTGGCCGAGCGAGAGTCGGTCACGTTGCTGTCGCGCCACGACCTCGAGGAGGCGGTCGTCGAGGCCGAGCCGCCCTGGATCAACTGGAATCACATCGAGAGACACCTCCACCGGCATCCACCCGGCTCGCAGGCTCGATACGAGGTGCTTCGAGAGGCGCGAAACGACGCCACGATCCCGCCGACGTTGCTCGAGCGCCTCGAGTCGGCTGCCGACGACGACGACCTCTCGATTCGTCACGGAGCGGTCCGTTCGGCTCGCACGGTCGACGGCGACGTCCGACTCCTCCTCGAGAACGGCGGCTGTCTCTCCGCGGCGCGAGTCGCCCTCGCGACCGGGTTCGACCCCGTTTTCGATCACCCGTTCGTCGACCGCGTCGCCGAGACACTCGACCTCGAGCGTGGCTATCGTGGGATGCCCGTCCTGGACGATCGGACGCTCGCCTGGTGCCATCCCGACGGCGAACGGAGTTCGATCCACGTCTCCGGTGCGCTGGCTGCCGGAACAGTCGGTCCGCTCGCTGGCAACGTCGCCGGTGCGCGGCGGGCGGCAGACCGGCTCACCGAGTCGATTACGGGCGATCCCCCGGAGGTCGTTTCCGCCGACTGA